GAGGCCGACCAGGCGGCGCACGACGATCATGCAGAACCAGACGGTGGCGGTCTCGGAGATGCAGCGCGCGATGACGACGCCCGTGAAGCCGAAGCGGATGGCTCCAAGGATGACGAGCGGCAGCTTGACGGCCAGCTCGAAGGCATTGCGCTTCAGGAAGATCTGGGTGCGTCCGAAGGCCATGACCAGCGGGCCGAGCGGGATGGCGAAGAGCGTGGGGATGAGGCTGATGGCCAGCCAGCGCAGCAGCGGCGCGGAGGCCATCCAGCGTTCGCCGAAGAGCAGGCGCACGGCCGGATGAGCGATCAGCGCCTCTCCGACAAGGATGGGCAGGCCCAGCGTGACCATCGCGATGGCGCTGGTCTGATAGCTGTTGGCCAGGCGCTCGGGCTCGCCGCGCAGCAGCGAGAACGCGGAGAGCAACGGGCGCAGGATGGGATTGAACAACGCCAGCACCGGGATGTTGGCGGTGTCGTTCGCCGTGGTGAACAAACCCAGCTCCGACTTCGAGGTGAGCTTGCCGAGGAGCAGGCGGTCGGCCTGCCAGTTGATGGCGCTGACGACCTGCGCCGCCGTGATCCAGCCGAGGAAGCCGGAGAAGGTGGGCAGCTCCTTCAGGCTGAGCCGGGGCCGGTAGGGCGCGAGGACGTAGGAGGTAAGCGTACCCGCGACGGGCGCGATGACGGTGCCCGCGGCGATAGCCCAGTAGCTCTTCGCCGTGAGTGCGAGCGTGACCGCGATGATGAAGGCCGCGGCCTTGCCCAGGAACTCCATGGTGAAGTCGGGGGAGAAGTTGAGCTTCTTCGAGAACTCGGCCAGCCGCGGGCTGACCAGTCCGCGCGCCGCCGGAGCCAGACTGAGCGCGCAGATCAGCGGCATCAGCCGCTTGTCGGAGTAGAAGTGCGCGAAGGGCCACGCGATGCTGCACACGATGGTGGTGAGCGCGAGCCCGCGCAGCAGGCTGAGCGTGAACGCCGTGTCGAAGTGCGCGTCTTCGATGGTGGTGAGCCGCACCAGAGCCTGACTGACCGGCAGCTCAAGCGCCGCCTCCACGATGTAGATGACGGTCATCGCGATGGCGACAAGGCCGAAGTCCCTGGGCGTCAGGATGTGGGCCAGCACGAGCATCGAAGCCAGGTCGATGATCCTGGAGATGAGGCGCGCGGCGACCATCCACGTCCCGCCGATAGCTGTCTGGCGACCTACCACGTTGGCGACTCTCCCTGCTGCTTGCTGCTGGTGATGGCTTTGTTGTTCCATGAGGCTTTGGTTACCGTGCTGCGCTGGCGTGCGGAGCCAGCAGCCCGATACACCGTAGCGTACTCCTCCAACAGCCGCTGCACGTTGAAAATTTCAGAGCCTTGCAGCGATGCCGCGCGGAGCCGAGTGCGAGCCTTGTCGTCGGTGATGAGAATCTGCAGCTCGGTGGCCAGCTCGGCCGGGCTTCCGGGAGAAACGAGCCGACCGGCGCGGCCGAACTCCAGCATCTCCGGCGTGCCGCCGACCGAGGTGGCAACGATGGCGCAACCCGCCCCACGCGCTTCACCGATGACGAGGCTGCACGGATCGGCATAGGACGCGAGGACGAAGATATCCGCCTGCTTGAGCAGAGGGCCGGGCGCGGGAACGAAGCCCAGAAAGATGACGCGCTGGGCGATGCCGAGCGACTTGGCCAGAGCCTCCAGCGCCTCACGGTCGGGACCTTCCCCGGCGATGTAGAGCTTCCACTCGGGCTGGCTGGGGAAGACCTCCGCACACGCGGTGATGAGGTCGAAGACTCCCTTGCGCCGATGCAGCCCGTTGGCTGCGACAATGCATGGCGACTCGATGACGGGGTAGTTATCCTTCATGTGGGTCTCGCGCATGAACTCCTCGCGCGGAGAATTGAAGGGCGCGTTCATCACGGAGACGAGTTGCTCCTCGCTGTATCCCTGCGTCAACAGCGAGGCCTCTTCGGCGCGGCTAACGGCCACTACCTTGCGTCCCAGCCGCATCAGCCGCGAGTGCGGATCGAAGGAGTTATGCACCGTCGTGACGAGGGGAACGCCCGAGAGCTTCGAGGCGGCGTAGCCGATCAGCGCGCTGCTCATCATGTGCGCGTGCAGCACGTCGGGCCTGCGACGGCGGGCGAAGCCGGCCAGCTTCCATGCGCTGCGCAGAAGCGAGAGCGGCTTGTTCTGTTCTTGTTCGAGTTTGAGATGACGCACGCCGTACTGCGCCAGCAGCGGCTCAAAGGTGCCGCCGTTGCTGACGAAGGTGACGTCGTCTCCGGCGCGAGCCTGCACGCAGGCCAGGTCGACGGCGACATGCACATTGCCGTTGCCGTAGCCGCAGTGCTTCACGATATGCACGACGCTCATGGGCGCGTGCGGAGTGGATTCAGGTGTCGGCATCAGTAGGCCCCCTCGGAGAGAAGTACGGTCTTCAACGTGCGGAAGAGAATGTAGATATCCATGGAGAGCGACCAGTTGCTGACGTAGTAGTCGTCGATGCGGGTACGCAGCTCGTAGGTCGTGTTGTTGCGGCCGCTGATCTGCCAGAGGCCGGTGACGCCCGGGGTCACACGCTGGTACTGGCCGTAGATGCGGCCGTACTTCTGCACCTCGGACTGCACGATGGGGCGTGGACCAACCAGGCTCATGGTGCCGCAGATCACGTTCCAGAGCTGCGGCAGCTCATCGAGGCTGGTCTTGCGCAGGATGCGTCCGATCCAGGTGACGCGCGGGTCCTTCTTCAGCTTGTGATCGCGCTCCCACTCCTCGCGCAGCGCGGGGTCGCGCTCCAGGTGCGATGCGAGAACGGCATCGGCGTCGACGACCATGGAACGGAACTTCCATACGTTGAAGACCTCGTTCCCGCGGCCGATCCGCTTCTGCGCGTAGAAGATGGGGCCGGTGGAGCTGACCATCACCGCGAAGCAGAGCGCCAGCAGAACCGGCGAGAGCAGGATGCCGACGGTGAGCGAGATCAGTAGGTCGAAGCTGCGCTTCATCAGCCGTGGAAAGAGCAGCGTGAGCTTCTGATCGAGCTTGAGCGCGAGCACGCCGCAGATGTCTTTGGTGGAGACCGAGAGGCTGCGCATCCCGAAGAGGTCGGGGATGATGAGCACGTTGCGATAGTGCTCGGCGTACTCGTTGAAGATCTCCTTGATGCGCTCCGCGCCGGTGTTGGGCATGGCCAGCACCGCGTAGCAGTCGCGATACTGCTTGGCCACGACCTTCGCATCGGAGAGGCTGCCGAAGAAGACCGGCGAGGACTCAAAGGAGTGATTCGAGTCGTAGGTGCTCTCGTCGATCAGCATGGCGACGGGCCGCAGTCCCACGCGGCAGTGTCCGCGCAGCAGGCCCAGCATCATCAGGCCCGCATCCTTCTCGCCGATGATGACCGTGGGGATGCCCCACCAGGGCTGGCAGGCGCACCAGCCGCGCATAAACCGGCGGGAGAGCGGCACCAGGACGATCGTCAGCAGCCACGCGAGCACG
This is a stretch of genomic DNA from Granulicella sp. WH15. It encodes these proteins:
- a CDS encoding lipopolysaccharide biosynthesis protein; the encoded protein is MEQQSHHQQQAAGRVANVVGRQTAIGGTWMVAARLISRIIDLASMLVLAHILTPRDFGLVAIAMTVIYIVEAALELPVSQALVRLTTIEDAHFDTAFTLSLLRGLALTTIVCSIAWPFAHFYSDKRLMPLICALSLAPAARGLVSPRLAEFSKKLNFSPDFTMEFLGKAAAFIIAVTLALTAKSYWAIAAGTVIAPVAGTLTSYVLAPYRPRLSLKELPTFSGFLGWITAAQVVSAINWQADRLLLGKLTSKSELGLFTTANDTANIPVLALFNPILRPLLSAFSLLRGEPERLANSYQTSAIAMVTLGLPILVGEALIAHPAVRLLFGERWMASAPLLRWLAISLIPTLFAIPLGPLVMAFGRTQIFLKRNAFELAVKLPLVILGAIRFGFTGVVIARCISETATVWFCMIVVRRLVGLSIREQLIGPWRSILSAIAMAVVVSFALPAFATSAATGPLAVGTLFTVILGAITYCGALTGLWLLSGSPAGLEAMVLGKVSEILRRTRRTTALEML
- a CDS encoding glycosyltransferase, with product MPTPESTPHAPMSVVHIVKHCGYGNGNVHVAVDLACVQARAGDDVTFVSNGGTFEPLLAQYGVRHLKLEQEQNKPLSLLRSAWKLAGFARRRRPDVLHAHMMSSALIGYAASKLSGVPLVTTVHNSFDPHSRLMRLGRKVVAVSRAEEASLLTQGYSEEQLVSVMNAPFNSPREEFMRETHMKDNYPVIESPCIVAANGLHRRKGVFDLITACAEVFPSQPEWKLYIAGEGPDREALEALAKSLGIAQRVIFLGFVPAPGPLLKQADIFVLASYADPCSLVIGEARGAGCAIVATSVGGTPEMLEFGRAGRLVSPGSPAELATELQILITDDKARTRLRAASLQGSEIFNVQRLLEEYATVYRAAGSARQRSTVTKASWNNKAITSSKQQGESPTW
- the wbaP gene encoding undecaprenyl-phosphate galactose phosphotransferase WbaP, producing MASTTVLVPVASTRTTSAAFSRWMTHGSILLADVVGIAGAGVVAVITRYLFHAQFAISDYFDFAPCVLIFLLVFSFSGLYPGIGTSPIEEFGLILRSSTISFLLLISMTFFLREGILSSRIVFVLAWLLTIVLVPLSRRFMRGWCACQPWWGIPTVIIGEKDAGLMMLGLLRGHCRVGLRPVAMLIDESTYDSNHSFESSPVFFGSLSDAKVVAKQYRDCYAVLAMPNTGAERIKEIFNEYAEHYRNVLIIPDLFGMRSLSVSTKDICGVLALKLDQKLTLLFPRLMKRSFDLLISLTVGILLSPVLLALCFAVMVSSTGPIFYAQKRIGRGNEVFNVWKFRSMVVDADAVLASHLERDPALREEWERDHKLKKDPRVTWIGRILRKTSLDELPQLWNVICGTMSLVGPRPIVQSEVQKYGRIYGQYQRVTPGVTGLWQISGRNNTTYELRTRIDDYYVSNWSLSMDIYILFRTLKTVLLSEGAY